One window from the genome of Paracoccus marcusii encodes:
- the ald gene encoding alanine dehydrogenase produces MKIGCPTEIKPQEFRVGLTPAAAAEAVLRGHDVLVQSGAGLGAGFADQDYVDAGATIAPDAATVFAEAELIIKVKEPQAAERKMLASGQILFTYLHLAPDPDQTRDLLDSGVTAIAYETVTDARGGLPLLAPMSEVAGRLAPQVGAWALQNANGGRGMLMGGVPGVRPANVVVIGGGVVGTAAARVAVGMGANVTVMDRSVPRLSYLDDIFMGRLTTQFASAAATAEAIRTADMVIGAVLIPGAAAPKLISRDQLSTMPQGAVLVDVAIDQGGCFETSRATTHQDPIYDVDGIVHYCVANMPGAVARTSTQALGNVTMPHLLALADKGWRRALTDDAHLRAGLSVHEGQLTSPPVGEALGLDAVTPASVLGL; encoded by the coding sequence ATGAAGATCGGATGCCCCACCGAAATCAAGCCGCAGGAATTCCGCGTCGGCCTGACCCCCGCCGCCGCCGCCGAGGCCGTGCTGCGCGGCCACGACGTGCTGGTCCAGTCCGGCGCGGGCCTGGGCGCGGGATTCGCGGACCAGGACTACGTCGATGCCGGCGCCACGATCGCCCCCGACGCGGCGACGGTGTTCGCCGAGGCCGAACTGATCATTAAGGTCAAGGAGCCGCAGGCCGCCGAACGCAAGATGCTGGCCAGTGGCCAGATCCTGTTCACCTATCTGCACCTGGCGCCCGACCCGGACCAGACCCGCGACCTGCTGGACAGCGGCGTGACCGCCATCGCCTATGAGACGGTCACCGACGCACGCGGCGGCCTGCCCCTGCTGGCCCCGATGTCCGAGGTCGCCGGTCGCCTCGCCCCGCAGGTCGGCGCATGGGCGCTGCAAAATGCCAATGGCGGCCGCGGCATGCTGATGGGCGGCGTGCCCGGCGTGCGGCCTGCGAATGTCGTGGTGATCGGCGGCGGCGTGGTGGGCACCGCGGCGGCGCGCGTGGCGGTCGGCATGGGGGCCAACGTGACGGTCATGGACCGGTCGGTGCCGCGCCTGTCCTATCTGGACGACATCTTCATGGGCCGCCTGACCACCCAGTTCGCCAGCGCCGCGGCCACGGCCGAGGCGATCCGCACGGCCGACATGGTGATCGGCGCGGTCCTGATCCCCGGCGCCGCCGCGCCCAAGCTGATCAGCCGCGACCAGCTGTCGACCATGCCGCAGGGCGCGGTTCTGGTCGACGTGGCGATCGATCAGGGCGGTTGCTTCGAGACGTCGCGCGCCACCACGCACCAGGACCCCATCTATGACGTCGACGGAATCGTGCATTACTGCGTGGCGAACATGCCGGGCGCGGTGGCCCGCACCAGCACGCAGGCGCTTGGCAACGTGACCATGCCGCATCTGCTGGCCCTGGCCGACAAGGGCTGGCGCCGCGCGCTGACCGATGACGCGCATCTGCGCGCCGGGCTGTCGGTCCACGAGGGCCAGCTGACCTCGCCCCCGGTGGGCGAGGCCCTGGGCCTGGACGCCGTCACCCCGGCATCGGTGCTGGGGCTGTAG
- a CDS encoding Lrp/AsnC family transcriptional regulator encodes MADLDAIDRRILSLLQTEGRISNAELALRVHLSPSACHRRVQRLEEAGVISGYVALLDARALRRQTTVFVEITLSGQADEVLDAFERGVRTIPDVLECHLMAGTADYLLKIVVEDTDDFARIHRQHLSRLPGVAQMHSSFALRTVFRTTAIPV; translated from the coding sequence ATGGCCGATCTTGACGCAATAGACCGACGAATCCTGTCCCTGCTCCAGACCGAGGGACGAATCAGCAATGCCGAGCTGGCGCTGCGGGTGCATCTGTCCCCGTCGGCCTGCCACAGGCGCGTTCAGCGGCTGGAGGAGGCCGGTGTGATCTCGGGCTATGTCGCGCTTCTGGATGCGCGCGCCCTGCGCCGCCAGACGACGGTCTTCGTCGAGATCACCCTGTCGGGTCAGGCGGACGAGGTTCTGGACGCCTTCGAACGCGGCGTGCGCACCATCCCGGACGTGCTGGAGTGTCACCTGATGGCGGGCACGGCCGACTATCTGCTGAAGATCGTGGTCGAGGATACCGACGACTTCGCCCGCATCCACCGTCAGCACCTGTCGCGCCTGCCGGGAGTTGCCCAGATGCATTCCAGCTTTGCCCTGCGCACGGTGTTCCGGACCACCGCGATTCCCGTCTGA
- the rpsU gene encoding 30S ribosomal protein S21: MQVNVRDNNVEQALRALKKKLQREGVFREMKLKQHFEKPSVKKAREKAEAVRRARKLARKKAQREGAL, encoded by the coding sequence ATGCAGGTCAATGTTCGCGACAACAACGTCGAACAGGCGCTCCGTGCTCTGAAGAAGAAACTTCAGCGCGAAGGTGTCTTCCGCGAAATGAAGCTCAAGCAGCATTTCGAGAAGCCGTCGGTCAAGAAAGCCCGTGAAAAGGCCGAGGCCGTTCGCCGCGCCCGCAAGCTGGCCCGTAAAAAGGCACAGCGCGAAGGCGCGCTGTAA
- a CDS encoding COQ9 family protein yields MTNTDRDALLDAALVHVPFEGMNERALAAGARDIGMDAALIRVHFPQGGAGLAAAYHRRADRALREALAATPLEGRFRDRVAQALWQRLELSDPELVRAGAATLALPQNAALAARLVWETADVIWTALGDRSQDVNWYSKRATLTAVISATVLFWLGDESEGRADTRAFIDRRIDGVMSVETVKARLRSLPGASRLADAALGWIRAPRDRALPGKTR; encoded by the coding sequence ATGACCAACACCGACCGAGACGCGCTGCTGGATGCCGCATTGGTCCATGTCCCCTTCGAGGGGATGAACGAGCGGGCGCTGGCCGCCGGTGCGCGCGACATCGGCATGGATGCGGCCCTGATCCGGGTGCATTTCCCGCAGGGCGGTGCCGGATTGGCCGCCGCCTATCACCGCCGTGCCGACCGGGCGCTGCGCGAGGCCTTGGCCGCCACCCCGCTGGAGGGGCGGTTCCGCGACCGCGTGGCCCAGGCCCTGTGGCAGCGGCTGGAGCTGTCGGACCCCGAACTGGTCCGCGCCGGGGCCGCGACGCTGGCGTTGCCGCAGAATGCGGCCCTGGCCGCGCGGCTGGTGTGGGAGACCGCGGACGTGATCTGGACCGCCCTGGGCGATCGGTCGCAGGACGTGAACTGGTATTCGAAACGCGCGACGCTAACGGCGGTGATCTCGGCCACGGTGCTGTTCTGGCTGGGCGACGAGTCCGAGGGCCGTGCCGACACTCGCGCCTTCATCGACCGCCGCATCGACGGCGTGATGTCGGTCGAAACCGTCAAGGCGCGCCTGCGCAGCCTGCCCGGCGCCTCCAGGCTGGCCGATGCCGCCCTGGGCTGGATTCGTGCGCCCCGTGACCGGGCGCTGCCCGGCAAGACCCGATAA
- a CDS encoding NAD(P)H-quinone oxidoreductase produces MFPDQMTAIEIAGPGAADQLRATTRPVPVPCHDQILIKIAYAGVNRPDVLQRSGSYAPPPGASDLPGLEASGEIVGLGAGVTRWRKGEQVCALLPGGGYAEYAVCHADHALRIPKGLSLRDGACLPETAFTVWSNVVQRGGLTGGDRFLVHGGTSGIGMMAIQIAHALGARVFATAGSDDKCAAITALGATAINYRSQDFTKVLAEAGGADLILDMVGGSYIPRNIKTLAQDGRLVMIAFLEGPKVELNFAQIMVNRLTITGSTLRPQSDVAKAEIADQIRKRLWPMIAAGSVAVTIDSEFALADAADAHRRMESSDHIGKIVLKVAG; encoded by the coding sequence ATGTTCCCCGACCAGATGACCGCCATCGAGATCGCAGGCCCCGGCGCCGCCGATCAGCTGCGCGCCACGACCCGGCCCGTGCCGGTGCCCTGCCATGACCAGATCCTGATCAAGATCGCCTATGCCGGCGTGAACCGTCCCGACGTGCTGCAGCGATCGGGCAGCTATGCCCCGCCGCCGGGCGCGTCCGACCTGCCCGGGCTGGAGGCCTCGGGAGAGATCGTGGGCCTTGGCGCGGGTGTCACGCGCTGGCGGAAGGGCGAACAGGTCTGCGCCCTGCTGCCCGGCGGTGGATATGCGGAATACGCGGTGTGCCACGCCGATCACGCGCTGCGCATCCCCAAGGGACTGTCGCTGCGCGACGGGGCGTGCCTGCCCGAAACCGCCTTCACCGTCTGGTCGAACGTCGTCCAGCGCGGCGGGCTGACCGGGGGCGACCGCTTTCTGGTCCATGGCGGAACCTCCGGCATCGGCATGATGGCCATCCAGATCGCCCACGCCCTGGGCGCGCGTGTCTTTGCCACCGCGGGCAGCGACGACAAATGCGCGGCCATCACCGCGCTTGGCGCCACCGCCATCAATTATCGCAGCCAGGATTTCACCAAGGTGCTGGCCGAGGCGGGTGGTGCGGACCTGATCCTGGACATGGTCGGGGGCAGCTACATCCCCCGCAACATCAAGACGCTGGCCCAGGACGGGCGGCTGGTGATGATCGCCTTTCTGGAAGGCCCCAAGGTCGAGCTGAACTTTGCCCAGATCATGGTGAACCGCCTGACGATCACCGGGTCCACCCTGCGCCCGCAATCCGACGTCGCCAAGGCCGAGATCGCCGACCAGATCCGCAAGCGGCTGTGGCCGATGATCGCCGCCGGGTCGGTCGCCGTCACCATCGACAGCGAGTTCGCGCTGGCCGACGCGGCCGACGCCCATCGCCGGATGGAAAGCAGCGACCATATCGGCAAGATCGTCCTGAAGGTCGCGGGCTAG
- a CDS encoding ribonuclease T2 — protein sequence MRILFLTLAVLLTPLPLAARDVAGRFDYYVLALSWQPTWCSTTGDDRDAPECRDGTARDFSVHGLWPQYERGWPQDCTTPERDPSRRESAAMADVMGSGGLAWYQWKKHGRCSGLSAAGYYDATRQAAEGIVIPPVLDDLARDVAAPPVVIEEAFLEANPDLDADGVTIACRDGALTEVRICLTRDLEPRTCAPDARRDCDAPRLLIEAVR from the coding sequence ATGCGCATCCTGTTCCTGACCCTCGCGGTCCTGCTGACACCCCTGCCCCTTGCCGCCCGCGACGTTGCGGGGCGGTTCGATTATTACGTGCTGGCGCTGTCCTGGCAGCCGACTTGGTGCAGCACGACGGGCGACGACCGCGACGCCCCCGAATGCCGCGACGGCACGGCACGCGACTTTTCGGTCCACGGACTGTGGCCGCAATACGAACGCGGCTGGCCGCAGGACTGCACGACGCCCGAACGCGATCCGTCGCGCCGCGAAAGCGCCGCGATGGCCGACGTGATGGGGTCCGGCGGGCTGGCGTGGTACCAGTGGAAAAAGCACGGCCGCTGCAGCGGGCTGTCTGCCGCGGGCTATTACGACGCGACCCGGCAGGCGGCAGAGGGCATCGTCATCCCGCCGGTGCTGGATGATCTGGCCCGCGACGTCGCGGCCCCGCCCGTGGTGATCGAGGAAGCCTTCCTGGAGGCCAACCCCGACCTGGATGCCGACGGCGTCACCATCGCCTGCCGCGACGGCGCCCTGACCGAGGTGCGGATCTGCCTGACCCGGGACCTGGAACCCCGGACCTGTGCCCCCGATGCGCGCCGCGACTGCGACGCGCCCCGCCTGCTGATCGAGGCCGTGCGCTAG
- a CDS encoding DUF1013 domain-containing protein — translation MSKPLMAKATAVWLVDNTTLSFKQIGDFCGLHELEVQGIADGDVAAGVKGYDPVASNQLDPEEIKRAEASPIYRMRLKHNPAADGEEKRRGPRYTPLSKRQDRPAAILWLVKFHPELADAQIAKLVGTTKPTIASIRDRTHWNSQNIQPIDPVALGLCRQTELDAAVQKAAKKKAAEGGVMTDDERRKLVSTETSLSMSEEPRLPSAIAGLENFSLSRDEDKPERELDKDTFFNLPDTDDEDDDEDDHGKSRR, via the coding sequence ATGAGCAAGCCGCTGATGGCCAAGGCCACCGCCGTCTGGCTGGTCGACAACACGACGCTCAGCTTCAAGCAGATCGGCGATTTCTGCGGTCTGCACGAGCTTGAGGTCCAGGGCATCGCCGATGGCGACGTGGCCGCGGGCGTCAAGGGCTATGACCCCGTCGCCTCGAACCAGCTGGACCCCGAAGAGATCAAGCGCGCCGAGGCGAGCCCGATCTATCGCATGCGCCTGAAGCACAACCCCGCCGCCGACGGCGAGGAGAAGCGCCGCGGGCCGCGCTATACGCCGCTGTCCAAGCGGCAGGACCGTCCCGCGGCGATCCTGTGGCTGGTCAAGTTCCACCCGGAGCTGGCCGATGCGCAGATCGCCAAGCTGGTCGGCACGACCAAGCCCACGATCGCGTCGATCCGCGACCGGACGCATTGGAACAGCCAGAACATCCAGCCGATCGACCCGGTCGCCCTGGGCCTGTGCCGGCAGACCGAACTGGACGCGGCTGTCCAGAAGGCCGCCAAGAAGAAGGCCGCCGAAGGTGGCGTGATGACCGACGACGAGCGTCGCAAGCTGGTCAGCACCGAGACATCGCTGTCCATGTCCGAGGAGCCGCGCCTGCCCAGCGCGATCGCCGGGCTGGAGAACTTCAGCCTGTCGCGCGACGAGGACAAGCCCGAGCGGGAGCTGGACAAGGACACGTTCTTCAACCTGCCCGATACGGATGACGAGGATGACGACGAGGACGATCACGGCAAGTCGCGCCGCTGA
- a CDS encoding GlsB/YeaQ/YmgE family stress response membrane protein, which yields MGWLAAIIVGGIAGWLAEKFMKSNMGLLMNIILGIVGAVLFNFIFGSLLGLYAAGASFSFAYLLAGFVGACILIAIARAVRGRA from the coding sequence ATGGGCTGGCTTGCAGCTATCATCGTCGGGGGCATTGCCGGTTGGCTTGCTGAAAAGTTCATGAAGTCCAACATGGGCCTCCTGATGAACATCATCCTGGGCATCGTGGGCGCGGTGCTGTTCAACTTCATCTTCGGCTCGCTTCTGGGCCTCTATGCGGCCGGTGCAAGCTTCAGCTTCGCCTATCTGCTGGCAGGCTTCGTGGGTGCATGTATCCTGATCGCCATCGCACGTGCGGTGCGCGGCCGCGCCTGA
- a CDS encoding NAD-dependent succinate-semialdehyde dehydrogenase: MTKPTDLKSLLRDPLLLETRAFVGGEWVDADDGATFEVTNPARGDVIAHVADLGRAETARAIDAAAAAMKDWAARTAKDRAQVMRKWFDLMMANQDDLGTILTAEQGKPLAEAKGEIAYGASFIEWFGEEAKRVYGETIPGHQADKRISVIRQPIGVVGSITPWNFPNAMIARKAGPALAVGCGFVARPAAETPLSALAMAVLGERAGLPKGILSVVPSSRASDIGKEFCENHLVRKLTFTGSTEVGRVLLRQAADQVMKCSMELGGNAPFIVFDDADLDAAVEGAMASKFRNNGQTCVCANRIYVQAGVYDAFADKLKAAVEKLHVGDGLTEGTTTGPLINQKAVDKVEEHIRDITQGGGQVLTGGKRKDGLFFEPTIVTGVTRDMKVATEETFGPLAPLFRFDTEDQAIAAANDTIFGLAAYFYARDIGRVTRVQESLEYGIVGVNTGIISTEVAPFGGVKQSGLGREGSHHGLEDYLEMKYICLSV; the protein is encoded by the coding sequence ATGACCAAGCCGACCGATCTGAAAAGCCTTCTTCGCGACCCCTTGCTGTTGGAAACCCGTGCGTTCGTGGGCGGCGAATGGGTCGACGCCGACGACGGCGCCACGTTCGAGGTCACCAACCCCGCCCGCGGCGACGTCATCGCCCATGTGGCCGATCTGGGCCGGGCCGAGACCGCCCGCGCCATCGACGCCGCCGCGGCGGCGATGAAGGACTGGGCCGCGCGCACGGCCAAGGACCGCGCCCAGGTCATGCGCAAGTGGTTCGACCTGATGATGGCCAACCAGGACGACCTGGGCACCATCCTGACCGCCGAACAGGGCAAGCCCCTGGCCGAGGCCAAGGGCGAGATCGCCTATGGCGCCAGCTTCATCGAATGGTTCGGAGAGGAGGCCAAGCGCGTCTATGGCGAGACCATCCCCGGCCACCAGGCCGACAAGCGCATCAGCGTCATCCGCCAGCCCATCGGGGTCGTCGGCTCGATCACGCCCTGGAATTTTCCGAACGCGATGATCGCGCGCAAGGCGGGGCCCGCGCTGGCCGTCGGCTGCGGCTTCGTCGCGCGGCCCGCAGCCGAGACGCCCCTGTCGGCGCTGGCCATGGCGGTGCTGGGCGAACGGGCGGGTCTGCCCAAGGGCATCCTGTCGGTCGTCCCGTCGTCGCGCGCCAGCGACATCGGCAAGGAGTTCTGCGAGAACCACCTGGTTCGTAAGCTGACCTTTACCGGTTCGACCGAGGTGGGTCGCGTGCTGCTGCGCCAGGCCGCCGACCAGGTGATGAAATGCAGCATGGAGCTGGGCGGCAACGCGCCCTTCATCGTCTTCGACGATGCCGATCTGGACGCCGCGGTCGAGGGTGCCATGGCGTCCAAGTTCCGCAACAACGGCCAGACCTGCGTCTGTGCCAACCGCATCTATGTCCAGGCCGGGGTCTATGACGCCTTTGCCGACAAGCTGAAGGCCGCGGTCGAGAAGCTGCACGTGGGCGACGGGCTGACCGAGGGGACCACCACCGGCCCGCTGATCAATCAGAAGGCCGTCGACAAGGTCGAGGAGCATATCCGTGACATCACCCAGGGCGGTGGCCAGGTCCTGACCGGCGGCAAGCGCAAGGACGGCCTGTTCTTCGAGCCGACCATCGTCACCGGCGTCACCCGCGACATGAAGGTCGCGACCGAAGAGACCTTCGGCCCGCTGGCACCGCTGTTCCGTTTCGACACCGAGGATCAGGCGATTGCCGCCGCCAACGATACCATCTTCGGCCTGGCCGCCTATTTCTATGCCCGCGACATCGGCCGCGTCACCCGCGTCCAGGAGTCGCTGGAATACGGCATCGTCGGCGTGAACACCGGCATCATCTCGACCGAAGTGGCACCCTTCGGTGGCGTCAAGCAGTCCGGCCTGGGCCGCGAGGGCAGCCATCACGGATTGGAGGACTATCTGGAGATGAAGTATATCTGCCTCTCGGTCTGA
- a CDS encoding P1 family peptidase: MIRGPRNRITDVAGLRVGHAQDDALRSGVTVLTADAPFAASVHVMGGAPGTRETDLLAPDKLVGGVDALVLAGGSAFGLAACDGVMAALHRAGRGFAVGPARVPIVPGAIVFDLLNGGDKGWDANPYPALGAAAWSAAGVDCAMGSVGAGTGALTGTLKGGVGSASAVLQGGATVGALVVVNALGQATVGDSHLFWAAPWELEAEFGGLGLPARFPAAHEPAPAKRLGEATTIAIVATDAALDKAGLQRMATAAHDGLARALVPSHTPLDGDLVFAVSTGARPLADPASDAFVLGHAAACVLARAVAHGVHSASARPGDPQPSWQQRFG; this comes from the coding sequence ATGATCCGCGGCCCGCGCAACCGGATCACCGACGTGGCCGGGCTGCGCGTGGGCCACGCCCAAGACGACGCCCTGCGGTCCGGTGTCACCGTTCTGACTGCCGATGCGCCCTTTGCGGCCAGTGTCCACGTGATGGGCGGCGCGCCCGGGACGCGGGAAACCGACCTGCTGGCGCCCGACAAGCTGGTGGGCGGGGTCGATGCGCTGGTGCTGGCCGGCGGGTCGGCCTTCGGCCTTGCGGCCTGCGACGGAGTGATGGCGGCGCTGCACCGGGCGGGGCGCGGCTTTGCCGTGGGCCCCGCGCGAGTGCCGATCGTGCCGGGCGCGATCGTGTTCGACCTGTTGAACGGCGGCGACAAGGGATGGGACGCCAATCCCTATCCCGCGCTTGGCGCCGCGGCTTGGAGCGCGGCGGGGGTGGATTGCGCGATGGGATCGGTGGGCGCGGGCACCGGTGCGCTGACCGGCACGCTGAAGGGCGGGGTCGGGTCGGCATCCGCGGTGCTGCAGGGTGGGGCCACCGTCGGCGCGCTGGTCGTGGTGAACGCGCTTGGGCAGGCGACCGTGGGCGACAGCCACCTTTTCTGGGCAGCCCCGTGGGAACTGGAGGCCGAGTTCGGCGGCTTGGGCCTGCCCGCGCGCTTTCCCGCCGCCCATGAACCTGCCCCGGCCAAGCGCCTTGGCGAGGCCACGACGATCGCCATCGTCGCGACCGATGCCGCGCTGGACAAGGCCGGGCTGCAGCGCATGGCGACCGCCGCGCATGACGGCCTGGCCCGCGCCCTGGTGCCGAGCCACACGCCGCTGGACGGCGATCTGGTCTTTGCAGTGTCCACGGGCGCACGACCCCTGGCGGACCCCGCCAGCGATGCGTTCGTCCTGGGCCATGCGGCGGCCTGCGTGCTGGCGCGTGCCGTGGCGCATGGCGTGCACAGCGCCTCGGCGCGGCCGGGTGACCCGCAACCCAGCTGGCAACAGCGGTTCGGATAG
- a CDS encoding thiamine pyrophosphate-binding protein → MRHGGQILVQALRANGVTRVFSVPGESFLAALDGLVDSGIRNIVCRHEGGAAMMAEATGKLTGRPGVAFVTRGPGATNASAGVHVARQDSTPMILFVGQIARGDQDREAFQEVDYRAMFAPLAKWVAQIDATDRIAEYVARAFHVAMSGRPGPVVLALPEDMLSGQADIPDLAPAPAPLSHVAPQSVEAVADALATARRPLVVAGGSQWSQDAAEDLARLAAAWDLPVAVPFRRQDRMDNRLPHYVGDLGVGMNPALAAALREADVILSLGSRLGDTLTGGYSAMDPVRPHARVIMVHPDPDQLGTLWRADPGLVADPRRVVAALADLPAPTTRWSDWRARLRASYDDWQTPRPTPGALRLEQVVGWLAQNLPANAIVTNGAGNYASFLHRYYRWRCHGTQLAPTSGSMGYGLPAAIAASLTHPDRTVVCLAGDGCLQMTVNELSTAAQYGATPIVIVANNGRYGTIRMHQERHYPGRVSGTDLFNPDLPDLVRAYGGHGELVERDEDFAPAFERARLSGRLSVIELRLDPEALTPGATLTQTRDAALRARA, encoded by the coding sequence ATGCGGCATGGCGGTCAGATCTTGGTGCAGGCGCTGCGCGCAAACGGCGTCACGCGGGTGTTCTCGGTTCCGGGCGAAAGCTTCCTGGCGGCGCTGGACGGGCTAGTCGACAGCGGCATCCGCAACATCGTCTGCCGCCACGAAGGCGGCGCGGCCATGATGGCCGAGGCCACCGGCAAGCTGACCGGCAGGCCCGGCGTGGCCTTCGTTACCCGCGGACCGGGTGCCACGAACGCCAGCGCCGGCGTGCATGTCGCCCGCCAGGACAGCACCCCCATGATCCTGTTCGTGGGCCAGATCGCGCGCGGCGACCAGGACCGCGAGGCCTTCCAGGAAGTCGATTACCGCGCCATGTTCGCCCCCTTGGCGAAATGGGTGGCCCAGATCGACGCCACCGACCGCATCGCCGAATACGTGGCCCGCGCCTTTCACGTGGCGATGTCGGGCCGACCCGGTCCCGTGGTCCTGGCCCTGCCAGAGGACATGCTGTCCGGCCAGGCCGACATTCCCGACCTGGCCCCCGCCCCGGCCCCGCTGTCCCACGTTGCGCCGCAATCGGTAGAGGCCGTGGCCGACGCCCTGGCGACGGCACGGCGTCCGCTGGTCGTCGCCGGCGGCAGCCAGTGGTCGCAGGACGCGGCCGAGGACCTGGCCCGCCTTGCCGCGGCGTGGGATCTGCCTGTGGCCGTGCCCTTCCGCCGCCAGGACCGCATGGACAACCGCCTGCCCCATTACGTGGGCGACCTGGGCGTCGGCATGAACCCCGCGCTGGCCGCGGCGCTGCGCGAGGCGGACGTGATCCTGTCGCTTGGCTCGCGCTTGGGGGACACGCTGACCGGGGGCTACAGCGCGATGGACCCGGTGCGTCCCCATGCCCGCGTGATCATGGTCCATCCCGACCCCGACCAGCTGGGCACGCTGTGGCGGGCCGATCCGGGCCTGGTCGCCGATCCACGCCGCGTGGTGGCCGCGCTGGCCGACCTGCCCGCCCCCACGACGCGCTGGTCCGATTGGCGGGCCCGGCTGCGCGCGTCCTATGATGACTGGCAGACCCCGCGCCCCACGCCCGGCGCGCTGCGGCTGGAACAGGTGGTGGGCTGGCTGGCGCAGAACCTGCCGGCCAACGCGATCGTCACCAACGGCGCGGGGAACTATGCCAGCTTCCTGCACCGCTATTACCGCTGGCGCTGCCATGGGACGCAGCTGGCGCCCACGTCGGGGTCGATGGGATACGGCCTGCCCGCGGCCATCGCCGCCAGCCTGACCCATCCCGACCGGACCGTGGTCTGCCTGGCGGGGGACGGCTGCCTGCAGATGACCGTGAACGAGCTGTCGACCGCTGCCCAGTACGGCGCGACGCCCATCGTCATCGTGGCCAACAACGGCCGCTATGGCACGATCCGGATGCATCAGGAGCGCCACTATCCGGGACGCGTGTCGGGCACCGACCTGTTCAATCCCGACCTGCCCGACCTGGTCCGCGCCTATGGCGGCCATGGCGAGCTGGTCGAGCGGGACGAGGATTTCGCCCCCGCCTTTGAACGCGCCCGCCTGTCGGGCCGCCTGTCCGTGATCGAATTGCGGCTGGACCCCGAGGCGCTGACCCCCGGCGCGACCCTCACCCAGACGCGCGACGCGGCGCTCAGGGCGCGGGCATGA
- a CDS encoding ion channel produces MLGQIAFGSVLMVISVLMAALAIWALETAFSRNARWLARAPHRPKLALVIVATSLAVLAMVTASVWLWAVAFHHMGVFATFEEAMYFTLVTFTTLGYGDVLMPQDWRILGGLAAANGLLHFGLMTAFMVEALRHVRVRQIEFTEG; encoded by the coding sequence ATGCTGGGTCAGATCGCGTTCGGATCGGTGCTGATGGTGATCAGCGTGCTGATGGCCGCCTTGGCCATCTGGGCGCTGGAGACGGCATTCTCACGCAATGCCCGCTGGCTGGCCCGTGCGCCCCATCGGCCCAAGCTGGCTTTGGTGATCGTCGCGACCAGCCTGGCGGTGCTGGCGATGGTCACGGCGTCGGTCTGGCTGTGGGCGGTGGCGTTCCACCACATGGGCGTCTTCGCCACCTTCGAGGAGGCGATGTACTTCACCTTGGTCACCTTCACGACACTTGGCTATGGCGATGTGCTGATGCCCCAGGACTGGCGCATCCTGGGCGGGCTGGCGGCGGCCAACGGGCTGTTGCACTTTGGCCTGATGACGGCATTCATGGTCGAGGCGTTGCGCCATGTCCGCGTGCGCCAGATCGAATTCACGGAAGGGTAG
- the smpB gene encoding SsrA-binding protein SmpB — protein MAKDDDSKNYKVIAENRRARYDYAIESDLEVGIMLTGSEVKSLRVGQSNIAESYASVEGGELWLINGYIAALSRAGVFGHEERRRRKLLVKSRELARLWQATAREGMTLVPLVMYFNHRGMVKLKIAVAKGKKNHDKRETSAARDWNRQKARLLKQG, from the coding sequence ATGGCCAAGGATGACGACAGCAAGAACTACAAGGTGATCGCCGAGAACCGGCGGGCCCGGTACGACTATGCCATCGAGAGCGATCTCGAGGTGGGGATCATGCTGACCGGATCCGAGGTCAAGTCCCTGCGCGTGGGCCAGTCGAACATCGCCGAAAGCTATGCCTCGGTCGAGGGCGGAGAGCTGTGGCTGATCAACGGCTATATCGCGGCCCTGTCGCGGGCCGGCGTCTTCGGCCACGAGGAGCGGCGCCGCCGCAAGCTGCTGGTGAAATCGCGCGAGCTGGCCCGCCTGTGGCAGGCCACCGCGCGCGAGGGGATGACGCTGGTTCCGCTGGTGATGTATTTCAACCACCGCGGCATGGTGAAGCTGAAGATCGCCGTCGCCAAGGGCAAGAAGAACCACGACAAGCGCGAAACCAGCGCCGCCCGCGACTGGAATCGTCAAAAGGCGCGCCTGCTGAAGCAGGGATAG